A single region of the Prosthecobacter debontii genome encodes:
- a CDS encoding DUF2281 domain-containing protein, with protein MNILETDAMVQTDGNLQLLSPLPSWLRPGRVHVFLTTEQPVTQNAGIETNPVSRAPQPGSLKGFRMAEDFDEPLEDFQEYME; from the coding sequence ATGAACATCCTCGAGACCGACGCCATGGTTCAAACGGACGGGAATTTGCAACTGCTCTCCCCCCTTCCCTCATGGTTGAGACCCGGAAGAGTGCATGTCTTCCTCACGACAGAGCAGCCTGTCACTCAAAATGCAGGCATCGAAACAAATCCTGTCTCAAGGGCACCTCAGCCAGGGAGCCTGAAAGGCTTTCGCATGGCAGAGGATTTCGATGAGCCATTAGAAGACTTCCAAGAATACATGGAATGA
- the cdaA gene encoding diadenylate cyclase CdaA, which yields MWEFLIQHWRDGVEILILAVLVYQAYLFFRATRGARILTGLLVLLLGLALVSQLLELEVITWLLQRISVFLAIALVVLFQPELRRVLAELGSHRFFSLNRPDPESLDVLLVAMKQLSARRCGALFALQRGISLRLLAETGVAVDAKLSPELITTIFHPKTALHDGGAIIDQGRIASAGCVFPVSQKEVRDRAIGLRHRAAMGVTEETDAIALIVSEESGALSIAYRGKLEHDLEPDELRNRLNELLTFGTAAPEPIQEEPTRELGSI from the coding sequence ATGTGGGAATTTTTAATACAGCACTGGCGTGATGGCGTGGAGATCTTGATCCTCGCTGTGTTGGTCTATCAGGCCTACCTGTTCTTCCGGGCCACACGTGGCGCACGCATTCTTACGGGCTTGCTGGTGCTGTTGCTCGGCTTGGCGCTTGTTTCGCAGCTCTTGGAGTTGGAGGTCATCACGTGGCTGCTTCAGCGTATCTCCGTCTTTTTGGCCATTGCCTTGGTCGTGCTCTTCCAGCCGGAATTGCGTCGTGTCTTGGCCGAGTTGGGCAGTCACCGCTTTTTCTCCCTGAACCGCCCTGACCCAGAATCGCTGGATGTGTTGTTGGTGGCGATGAAGCAGCTCTCCGCCCGCCGTTGCGGCGCTTTGTTTGCTCTTCAACGTGGCATCAGCCTGCGCCTTCTGGCGGAGACGGGGGTCGCGGTGGATGCCAAGCTTTCGCCGGAACTGATCACGACCATTTTCCATCCGAAAACGGCCCTGCATGATGGAGGGGCCATCATTGATCAGGGGCGCATTGCCAGTGCGGGCTGCGTCTTCCCTGTGAGTCAGAAAGAAGTGCGTGATCGGGCCATCGGCCTGCGGCACCGGGCCGCCATGGGCGTGACGGAGGAGACCGATGCCATCGCGCTGATTGTGAGTGAAGAAAGCGGAGCCCTTTCCATCGCTTATCGCGGCAAGCTGGAGCACGATTTGGAACCGGATGAACTGCGCAATCGGTTGAATGAATTGCTGACCTTCGGCACTGCTGCCCCCGAACCTATCCAGGAGGAACCGACTCGTGAGCTGGGATCAATTTAA
- the glmM gene encoding phosphoglucosamine mutase, whose amino-acid sequence MSEKRQFFGTDGVRAVANRHPMTPEFVLRLGQAAATILGNRTEGGERPRAIIGRDTRASGEMLEAALVAGLNSAGVDVVLAGMIPTPAVAMLAAQSGANFGVIVSASHNPFEDNGIKFVHGNGRKLNDQTELAIEKIVLGNAEEAIRPEGRGIGRVSRMTDSVERYVAHAVASMGGVRLDGMRVALDNAHGAASYTSALALEQLGADVQVFHSEPDGFNINEECGCTHSEELERLVRQSQAQAGIAHDGDADRIALCDEEAIALDGDELMAIAAESMLRKGTLKQNTLAVTIMSNYGLDDLVSRLGGRVIRTNVGDRYVLEEMNSRGLNLGGEQSGHIIFGDWASTGDGLIAGLQVLKIMKETGEPLSQLRKCLKKFPQSSRNLRVRSKPPITDLTEAQKIIKETEKKLGNYGRVLLRYSGTESLIRLLIEGRDVEYLEAQADRIASAILAQIG is encoded by the coding sequence ATGTCTGAAAAGCGTCAATTCTTCGGCACCGACGGCGTTCGCGCCGTGGCCAACCGTCACCCCATGACCCCTGAGTTTGTCTTACGTCTGGGACAGGCGGCAGCCACCATTTTGGGAAACCGGACCGAAGGGGGGGAGCGTCCACGTGCCATCATCGGTCGTGACACCCGCGCTTCAGGCGAGATGCTGGAAGCCGCCTTGGTGGCTGGCTTGAACTCGGCTGGAGTGGATGTGGTGCTGGCCGGAATGATCCCGACCCCTGCCGTGGCCATGCTAGCGGCACAGTCGGGAGCCAATTTCGGCGTGATCGTCAGTGCCTCGCACAACCCCTTTGAAGACAACGGCATCAAGTTCGTCCACGGCAATGGGCGCAAGTTGAATGACCAGACCGAGCTGGCCATTGAAAAGATCGTGCTGGGCAATGCCGAGGAAGCGATCCGCCCTGAAGGCCGTGGCATCGGTCGGGTCAGTCGCATGACCGACAGCGTGGAGCGTTATGTCGCCCATGCCGTGGCGAGTATGGGTGGCGTGCGACTGGATGGGATGCGCGTGGCCTTGGACAATGCCCATGGAGCCGCCTCCTACACCAGCGCTCTGGCTCTGGAGCAACTCGGTGCCGATGTTCAGGTGTTTCACAGCGAGCCTGATGGTTTTAACATCAATGAAGAGTGTGGCTGCACTCACAGCGAGGAGTTGGAGCGCCTCGTCCGCCAGTCTCAAGCTCAGGCTGGGATCGCCCACGATGGAGACGCGGACCGCATCGCTCTCTGTGATGAGGAAGCCATTGCCCTGGATGGGGATGAACTCATGGCCATCGCGGCAGAGTCCATGCTGCGTAAGGGCACGCTGAAGCAAAATACGTTAGCCGTGACCATCATGAGCAATTACGGCTTGGACGATCTTGTCTCGCGTTTGGGTGGTCGGGTCATCCGCACGAATGTGGGAGATCGTTATGTGCTGGAGGAGATGAACAGCCGGGGTTTGAACCTCGGGGGTGAGCAGAGCGGTCACATCATCTTCGGTGACTGGGCTTCCACGGGAGACGGTCTCATCGCAGGCTTACAGGTGCTGAAGATCATGAAGGAAACCGGGGAGCCGCTGAGCCAACTCCGCAAGTGCTTGAAGAAATTCCCCCAGAGCTCCCGCAACTTGCGTGTGCGCTCGAAGCCACCGATCACGGATCTCACTGAAGCTCAAAAGATCATTAAGGAGACCGAGAAGAAACTCGGCAACTACGGTCGCGTGCTCCTGCGCTACTCCGGCACGGAGTCTCTCATTCGCCTCCTGATCGAGGGGCGCGATGTCGAGTATCTCGAAGCCCAAGCCGACCGCATCGCTTCCGCGATCTTGGCTCAGATCGGCTAA
- a CDS encoding SDR family oxidoreductase, producing MNLHGQVCVITGAARGIGLATAQLLVTRGAKVVLVDQDFAALTEASTRLPETQVLAVVANIARGDDVTRIVTETTVHFGDIQVWINNAGLARHRWIQDYTKGEIDLMLDVNLKGTILGSQAALRAMMPQRRGHIVNVISTASLRGIPSETVYCAAKWGVRGFTQGLAEEAAAHRIRVTALLPGGVDTAFWDEASERDAPKQLFLQPHHIADGIVRCLEMDDFCVPRELVLRSLDDSDFSVKPE from the coding sequence ATGAATTTGCATGGACAAGTGTGTGTGATCACCGGAGCAGCCCGTGGCATCGGCTTAGCGACGGCGCAGCTTCTCGTCACCCGAGGCGCTAAGGTGGTGCTGGTGGATCAAGACTTTGCCGCTCTCACCGAAGCCTCTACGCGTTTACCCGAGACTCAGGTGCTTGCTGTCGTCGCCAACATCGCTCGGGGTGACGATGTGACTCGCATCGTGACCGAAACGACAGTTCACTTCGGCGACATCCAGGTTTGGATCAACAATGCTGGCCTCGCTCGACACCGCTGGATTCAGGACTACACCAAGGGGGAAATCGACCTGATGCTCGATGTGAACCTGAAGGGCACCATCCTTGGTTCTCAGGCTGCTCTGCGAGCCATGATGCCCCAGCGTCGAGGACACATCGTCAATGTCATTTCCACAGCCAGCTTGCGCGGTATTCCCAGTGAAACGGTCTATTGCGCGGCGAAATGGGGCGTGCGCGGCTTCACGCAAGGGCTGGCGGAAGAAGCTGCTGCGCATCGCATCCGCGTCACGGCGCTGCTTCCGGGCGGTGTGGACACGGCTTTCTGGGATGAAGCCTCCGAGCGTGATGCCCCGAAACAGCTGTTTCTCCAACCTCACCACATCGCTGACGGCATCGTCCGCTGCTTGGAGATGGATGATTTCTGCGTGCCGCGTGAGTTGGTGTTGCGCTCGTTGGACGACAGCGACTTCTCCGTTAAACCAGAGTGA